The genomic window TACAAAAAGGAAGATAACCCAGTTGCAAAGTTCAACCTCGAAAACATTTTGAAAGCCGTTGAAATTGGAAAGCGAGAGCAAATCCCTGTATGCCAAGATACCGGAACAGTGACTTTCTTCGTAGAGGCTGGAATCGAAAGCCCATACTTAAGAGAAATCAAAGAGGCAATAGCTTCAGCTCTGGAAAAGGCAACGAAGGAAATCCCCCTAAGACCAAACTCCCTCGATGTAGTTACGAACAAAAACGTTGGGAACCTCCCGATTATTCATTGGGAGCTTGTAAATGGCGACAAGATAAGGGTAGCAATCCTCCCAAAGGGTGGAGGTAGCGAAAACTGCTCTGCCTTAGCAATGCTTACTCCCGCAGAAGGCTTTGAAGGTGTGAAGAGGGCTGTAATTAATAGAGTTAAGGAATGCGGCGGAAAGCCCTGCCCCCCAGTAATCATAGGAATCGGGATTGGGGGAAGCTCTAACACGGCCTTAAAGCTTGCCAAAAAAGCCCTGTTAAGACCCGTAGGAGAGAGGCACAGAGACAAAAGGATAGCAAAATTCGAGGAGGAGCTGCTTGAAGAGATAAACTCCCTCGGAATAGGCCCCATGGGGATGGGAGGAAAAACAACTGCTCTAGACGTCAAGGTTGAGATAGCCTATAGACACCCGGCTTCATTCCCTGCTGGAATCGTTTTCCAGTGCTGGGCTCATAGGAGGGCTTTTCTGGAGATAAGCTCAAACGGAGATGTGAGAATATGGCAGTGAAGCTGAGAACACCCCTAAATGAGAAGGAGGTATTAAAGCTCAAAGCCGGGGACTTGGTTTACCTCTCTGGAGTAATATACACGGCAAGGGACTTGGCACACAGGAAAATACTTGAGGAGGGAGCGCCTTTTGATTTAAGAGGAGCTGTTATCTATCACTGCGGCCCCATAGTGCGAAAAAAGGAAAGCAAGTATGAGATAGTCTCCGCGGGCCCAACAACAAGCGCGAGAATGAACAGACACCTCGAAAAAATCCTAAGCATGGGAATCAAAGGCATCATAGGGAAAGGCGGGATGAATCCAGAACCCTTTAAAGAACATAGGGCAGTTTACTTTGCATTTACTGGTGGTGCTGGCTCTCTGGCTGCAAAGAGCGTAAAAAGAGTTTTGGACGTTTACTGGCTTGAGGAGCTTGGAATTCCTGAGGCGGTTTGGGTTCTAGAGGTTGAGGACTTTCCGCTCATAGTGGGAATAGACGCTTTTGGGAACTCCTTATACTCTAACCCCCGCTGAGAACTGGCATGACCTTTATTTCATCCCCTTCCTCAACTACTGCATCTCCCCTTGCGGGCTTGCCGTTGATGAGGATTATCTTGTCATGGAATTCGTCATACCTTGGGATTAGCTCCCTAAGTATCTCATCCACGGTCTTGGGCCTGTCGAGCTTTATCTCAAGCTCTCTAGCTTTGGCAAGATGAGCAAAAGCTCCCATAAGCCTGATTTTCACCATATGCATCACCACAGATACTATTCTCTGTCAGCTGATAAATTTTGTTGTCCTTTTTACTTTGTTTTGTTGTTTGTTGTTTTTACTTTTGTCTTTTCGTTTTTTCCAATGGTAAATTATATATAGTTTGAGGGCTTATTACTTATGAAAATTTCCTCATGCTTGGGGGGGCGAATGAGAAAGATAATTGCGCTGGTAGGAATTTTACCCTAGTTCCCATTAGATCGTTAGAGTTATAAGCACTTAAGTCTTTTGGTTGATTGGTGGTTGTTATGAACTTTCAGCAGGAAATCCTGATCATAAAATCCGAAATCTATCCGATAATCAGCAAACACTACCCGAAAAACACTCGCAGGGAAGTAATCAGCCTCTACGACCTGATAACCTTCGCAATACTAGCCCACCTGCACTTCGGAGGAGTTTACAAGCACGCTTACAGAGTCCTAATCGAAGAAATGAAGCTGTTCCCAAAAATCAGGTACAACAAACTAACAGAACGCTTGAACAGGCACGAAAAACTCCTGCTCCTAGCGCAGGAAGAATTATTCAAAAAACACGCCAGAGAATACGTTAGAATACTGGACTCAAAGCCCATTCAGACCAAGGAGTTGGCCAGAAAAAACAGGAAGGAGAAGAAGGGTTCTTCAGAAATCATCTCTGAAAAGCCCGCAGTTGGGTTTGTTCCCTCTAAAAAAAGTTTTACTATGGGTACAAGCTGACCTGTTACTCTGATGGAAATTTGCTGGCTTTGCTGTCCGTTGATCCGGCAAACAAGCATGATGTGAGTGTTGTCAGGGAAAAGTTCTGGGTGATTGTTGAGGAGTTTTCTGGCTGTTTTCTGTTTTTGGATAAGGGTTACGTTAGTAGAGAACTTCAGGAGGAATTCCTGAAGTTTGGCGTTGTTTACACGCCGGTGAAGCGGGAGAATCAGGTTAGTAATCTGGAGGAGAAGAAGTTTTACAAGTACTTGTCTGACTTTCGCAGGAGGATTGAGACTTTGTTTTCGAAGTTTTCTGAGTTTCTTCTGAGGCCGAGCAGGAGTGTTAGTTTGAGGGGGTTAGCTGTCAGGATTTTAGGGGCGATTCTGGCCGTGAATCTGGACAGATTATACAACTTCACAGATGGTGGGAACTAGGGTTACAGTGATATTTTTATCTTCAAGGTTTCGGGCTATCTCCAGAGTGGTGGTACCGGAATCCAAGACTATGACGTCTCCATCCTTCACGAGCTGATTAGCCAATTTTCCAATTTCTTCCTTGGCTGACTTCTCAAGGGATTCTTTTTCAAAGAACGTGGGCTCGTGAGAAAAATACTCTATAGCCATGGCTCCACCATGAGTACGAATTATCTGCCTTTTACTTTCCAAAAATGCTAGATCTCTTCTTATTGTGGGTTCTGAGACGTTAAGTATTTTGGCTAACTCAGAAACAGTCATGCTTTTCTGTCTCCGGAGGAGCTCTAAGATTTTGGCCCTTCGTTCTTCCGCAAACACAATTGTCACCTAATCAATTTTGATCGGATCTTCATGATTATGATCACTTATGATTATTTTTAATTGAATGATATATAAATGTTACGATCGACATAGCTGTACATCCATGACAATTGATGGGATAATAGAACATTGGATCTGGGGTTTATACTACTTTAAAGAGTAACGCTATACAGCCTCAAACGATGCATTACGAAGTTCTTATATATTGTTCCATCAACCTCAAAACATGAAGGGCTCCTATCTTCTTGTAATCTATCTGGAAAGAGATGCAAATATAAGAACAAAAGCCCGGGAGTTTCGTTTGAAAAAAGGATACTACATTTACGTTGGCTCTGCAATGAACTCCCTTGAAAAAAGAGTTGCAAGACATTTCAAAAAGAAAAAACGTCTTCACTGGCATATTGATTTTCTTCTTCAAAAAGCACGGCTTTTGAGTGCTTATCTAATACCCAGCGAGGAAAGACTTGAAGAAGAACTCTCCCGTACTGTGGGAGAAGTTTTTAAAGGGATTGAAGGCTTTGGGGCAAGTGATGTTGGGGTAAAAACGAATTTATATTACTCTGCAATTCCTCCGGATGGAACAATATGTAACATCTTAAACTCAAGAGGCCCCAGGTGGAAAAGAGTTAAAAGTTACGAAGATATTATGAACTGGAGGGAAGAGAATGCTGAGAATGGGGAAGGTTGAATCATACATTCATGAGAAGCTCGAGAAAGAAAAACTTCACTTTGTTCTCCTAGACCCGGATGATGTTTCTCCTGAAACTGCCGGGAAACTTGCCAAAATGAGTGAGGAACTCGGTGTGGACGCAATAATGGTAGGTGGCTCCACAGGAGCAGAGGGAGAAATTCTTGATGAGGTCGTTAAGTCAATAAAAGAGAGCTCCAGCCTGCCTGTGATACTTTTCCCTGGTTCTCATGGGGGGATAAGCAAATATGCGGATGCAATATTCTTTATGAGCCTCCTCAATTCGCGGAATCCCTTTTTCATTACTGGTGCCCAGGCGCTTGGAGCTTTTACAGTAAAGCGCTACGGGATTGAGCCCATACCAATGGCTTATCTCATAATAGAGCCTGGTGAAACTGTTGGGTGGGTTAGTGATGCCAAGCCAATTCCAAGGCACAAGCCAAAGATAGCCGCCGCTTACGCCCTAGCTGGCCAGTATATGGGAATGAGGCTCGTTTACCTTGAGGCGGGAAGCGGTGCTCCGGAGCATGTTCCGAATGAGATGATAAAAACCGTAAAGAGCGTTATAGACATACCTCTCATAGTAGGTGGAGGCATAAGGAGCTATGAGGGTGCGAAGGAAGTCGCCCAGAGCGGTGCGGATATAATAGTTACCGGGACAGCGATAGAAAAGGCAGGCTCTCTGGAAGAGGCCAGAAAAAGGCTTGAGAGTATTATAAGGGGAGTTAAAGAAGTTAAGCCCTAGAATTAAAAGGGCTCGCCCTTCTTGCTTCACTTTTTTGAGGTTCCTAAAAGGTCATTAACTAACTCTGAAAGACCTTTCCAAAACCCCTCAAGAAACCATAGGATAAACACTATGACTTTTTCTTTTTTCAAGCCTCGCCTTTCAGGGCGGGGTACAGCCAACCATAAACAAGCCCTTTTAGTGGGAAGATACTGTCAGGATAACTGGGGTATCACCTCCTGAAGCCATTCAGTCACATCACCAGGCGGTCCACCAAACCGAGAATGAATTCTAACAAAATTATACCAGAATGAAAACAGAAAAACAAACCTGTGAACCCTCCTCCAGTCTCTAGCCCTGAAGTTATTCCAGAAACGCTTTGTTCTCTCTTTAACAGTCCTAAACCAGCGCTCAACACAGTTCCTCGGCCCGAAAGTCACATGCAGATAATCCAGCCCGAGAGATTTAAACGCTGATTTATACCACGGCCCTTTGTCAACCAG from Thermococcus bergensis includes these protein-coding regions:
- a CDS encoding FumA C-terminus/TtdB family hydratase beta subunit — its product is MAVKLRTPLNEKEVLKLKAGDLVYLSGVIYTARDLAHRKILEEGAPFDLRGAVIYHCGPIVRKKESKYEIVSAGPTTSARMNRHLEKILSMGIKGIIGKGGMNPEPFKEHRAVYFAFTGGAGSLAAKSVKRVLDVYWLEELGIPEAVWVLEVEDFPLIVGIDAFGNSLYSNPR
- a CDS encoding MoaD/ThiS family protein translates to MVKIRLMGAFAHLAKARELEIKLDRPKTVDEILRELIPRYDEFHDKIILINGKPARGDAVVEEGDEIKVMPVLSGG
- a CDS encoding fumarate hydratase is translated as MEGAIFEAIKLAVTKIPDDVVESLQEAYKKEDNPVAKFNLENILKAVEIGKREQIPVCQDTGTVTFFVEAGIESPYLREIKEAIASALEKATKEIPLRPNSLDVVTNKNVGNLPIIHWELVNGDKIRVAILPKGGGSENCSALAMLTPAEGFEGVKRAVINRVKECGGKPCPPVIIGIGIGGSSNTALKLAKKALLRPVGERHRDKRIAKFEEELLEEINSLGIGPMGMGGKTTALDVKVEIAYRHPASFPAGIVFQCWAHRRAFLEISSNGDVRIWQ
- a CDS encoding IS982-like element ISPfu3 family transposase (programmed frameshift); amino-acid sequence: MVVMNFQQEILIIKSEIYPIISKHYPKNTRREVISLYDLITFAILAHLHFGGVYKHAYRVLIEEMKLFPKIRYNKLTERLNRHEKLLLLAQEELFKKHAREYVRILDSKPIQTKELARKNRKEKKGSSEIISEKPAVGFVPSKKKFYYGYKLTCYSDGNLLALLSVDPANKHDVSVVREKFWVIVEEFSGCFLFLDKGYVSRELQEEFLKFGVVYTPVKRENQVSNLEEKKFYKYLSDFRRRIETLFSKFSEFLLRPSRSVSLRGLAVRILGAILAVNLDRLYNFTDGGN
- a CDS encoding geranylgeranylglyceryl/heptaprenylglyceryl phosphate synthase, giving the protein MLRMGKVESYIHEKLEKEKLHFVLLDPDDVSPETAGKLAKMSEELGVDAIMVGGSTGAEGEILDEVVKSIKESSSLPVILFPGSHGGISKYADAIFFMSLLNSRNPFFITGAQALGAFTVKRYGIEPIPMAYLIIEPGETVGWVSDAKPIPRHKPKIAAAYALAGQYMGMRLVYLEAGSGAPEHVPNEMIKTVKSVIDIPLIVGGGIRSYEGAKEVAQSGADIIVTGTAIEKAGSLEEARKRLESIIRGVKEVKP
- a CDS encoding GIY-YIG nuclease family protein, encoding MKGSYLLVIYLERDANIRTKAREFRLKKGYYIYVGSAMNSLEKRVARHFKKKKRLHWHIDFLLQKARLLSAYLIPSEERLEEELSRTVGEVFKGIEGFGASDVGVKTNLYYSAIPPDGTICNILNSRGPRWKRVKSYEDIMNWREENAENGEG
- a CDS encoding DeoR/GlpR family DNA-binding transcription regulator; this translates as MFAEERRAKILELLRRQKSMTVSELAKILNVSEPTIRRDLAFLESKRQIIRTHGGAMAIEYFSHEPTFFEKESLEKSAKEEIGKLANQLVKDGDVIVLDSGTTTLEIARNLEDKNITVTLVPTICEVV